A genome region from Mytilus trossulus isolate FHL-02 unplaced genomic scaffold, PNRI_Mtr1.1.1.hap1 h1tg000164l___fragment_2___debris__unscaffolded, whole genome shotgun sequence includes the following:
- the LOC134700588 gene encoding uncharacterized protein LOC134700588 yields MSENSIETSNSLNFYNYLCQKIGSEKVVKIRRLAFLIYNIGQSDTFISSGSKAEGLNLNGSDIDVMIVDCLYKVYESVTDVYIEGQGIPFVMNTDDTQPCFTQLYLNTHITQNLTPEVYGSVLNMLQQRYLGYVLSSEQYKLFKLSSFGAEQIAKIHGPCVTDGNDSYDCAFCLKCDSWIFQAQPWIRRPRTAWPAPTLIYKIISYGVLFVPIGYKGSIHENIEWRISFSEAEKILIFSFSHTQLLCYALFKILLKEIIEKHEDLKGLLCSYFLKTLISEETDPYVWRPDNLIPCFMACLERLLYCVRYSILPHYFIPDNNLFFLRFNTHSKNKLTTMLVNLYEQGINCFASTDTLQNQQNKSYGINKPFIRRNNVFLQQLLPTFSIIRHVYCVDRVDRFWRLMYDFLHHHRTNLSSGLFALQLSAAFMIVPEATRYPNSSGNKYHYVKYRHDLSHLMIGLHSDAVSGLLMLASFFYVQKKLPILINRNSIYSEEMYSREHLSRIIK; encoded by the coding sequence ATGTCGGAAAATTCCATAGAAACAAGTAATTCGTTGAATTTTTACAATTATCTTTGCCAGAAGATTGGATCTGAGAAAGTTGTAAAAATTAGGAGACTGGCTTTCCTTATTTATAACATTGGACAAAGTGATACTTTTATCAGTAGTGGGAGTAAAGCCGAAGGACTAAATTTAAATGGCAGTGACATAGATGTAATGATTGTTGATTGTTTATATAAAGTGTACGAATCAGTAACAGACGTCTATATTGAAGGCCAAGGGATACCGTTTGTTATGAATACTGACGACACACAACCATGTTTCACACAATTATATCTTAATACTCATATTACTCAAAATCTTACACCAGAGGTTTATGGGTCAGTTCTGAATATGTTGCAACAAAGATATTTGGGATATGTGCTTTCAAGTGAACAGTATAAGCTATTTAAACTGTCAAGTTTTGGAGCAGAACAGATTGCAAAAATTCATGGCCCGTGTGTAACAGATGGAAATGATAGTTATGATTGtgcattttgtctaaaatgcgACTCATGGATTTTTCAAGCACAGCCATGGATACGTAGACCGCGTACAGCATGGCCTGCACCTAcacttatttataaaataatatcttaTGGTGTGCTTTTTGTGCCAATTGGCTACAAGGGATCCATACATGAAAACATTGAATGGCGAATTTCATTTTCTGAAGCGGaaaaaattcttatattttccTTCAGCCATACACAATTATTATGTTATGCTTTGTTCAAAATCTTGCTGaaagaaataatagaaaaacatgaAGATTTGAAAGGTTTATTGTGTTCCTATTtcttaaaaacattgatttcgGAAGAAACAGACCCATATGTATGGAGACCAGATAATTTAATACCTTGTTTTATGGCTTGTTTAGAAAGACTGCTGTACTGTGTACGATATTCAATATTGCCACATTATTTTATTCCTGATAATAACTTGTTCTTTTTACGGTTCAATACGCatagcaaaaacaaattaacCACCATGCTCGTGAATTTatacgaacaaggaatcaattGCTTTGCATCTACTGATACCctacaaaatcaacaaaacaagtCATACGGGATCAACAAACCATTTATTAGACGTAACAACGTATTCTTACAACAATTATTACCAACATTTTCTATAATACGTCATGTATACTGTGTTGATAGAGTAGATAGATTTTGGAGATTGATGTACGATTTTCTACATCACCACAGAACTAATTTATCAAGTGGGTTATTCGCTTTACAGTTATCTGCTGCATTTATGATTGTTCCGGAAGCAACACGGTATCCAAATAGCTCAGGCAATAAATATCATTACGTTAAATACAGACATGATCTTAGTCATTTAATGATCGGTTTGCATTCAGACGCAGTATCAGGATTGCTGATGTTAGCTTCTTTCTTCTATGTTCAGAAAAAACTACCTATCCTCATTAACCGTAATAGCATATACAGTGAAGAAATGTACAGCCGAGAACATTTATCTCGGATtattaaataa